The sequence TGGCATGTATGAAAGAGGTTCCAAAATAACCGTTGAAactttttaacccaaaacaaaaagtcCTTTCCGTGACATCCAATGAAGTGAAAACGACAATAGAGAAGTTTGAGCatagttttaaaacaataaatcacCAATAAAAATAGCTGtcccaaatgttatccaaacaTAGCTCCTCGTTAAAAAGTGGTaatgatttaacaaaattaGGCAAAGACTTCCATTTCACAAAATTGTGGAAACTATGCAAAACAAGCCATgaacaaaactatgcaaaacAAACTGAAAAGAACGATGCTAACACTTACAACTCACAAATACATGCACTTCAAATACAATTGTGTTAGGGACGGATGATGTTTCATAATTCATAGAAATAAACACCAAACTAATGTTTCTATAATtcgaaaccaaacaaaagagagaaaaatttgCAAATGAAgtagtatataactatatatagtgtgaaaagaaagaaaaattaatatccACTGATTGGAGGAACTTTCCTCTGTGCCACGTGGAAATCAAAGACTGACACAACTACTGACGTCATCACTTATACACATCTCTTCTTCTGTGAATCTTCAAAAACTCCCTTTTACGCTATAATTAAactcccttttcttcttctccaagagccaacaaaaacacacaaacggcaaaaagaaaaaaaaaaaaaaaaaacatgagaagcTCCGATCACATGGCTTTCTCCGGCGTTATGCCGATTGtattcttgtttttattatcaTCGGCGGATCTAGCGGCGAGTCAGGCACAGCCCGGTCCAGCAAACCAACCTTACAACTACGGCAGGCTAAGTCCAGCCATGGCTGTGATCGTTGTGATCCTTATCGCCGCTCTCTTCTTCATGGGGTTCTTCTCCATCTACTTCCGCCACTGCTCCGGGGTACCAGACGCCGGCGTTTCTCCAGCTGGCGGAGTTCGATCCAGAGGAACCGTCAACGCGGCAGCGCGTGGTCTCGACGCTTCGGTCGTCGAGACTTTCCCCACGTTCTTGTACTCGGACGTGAAGACGCAGAAGCTAGGTAAAGGTGAGTTGGAGTGCGCGATTTGTCTGAACGAGTTCGAAGACGacgaaacgctgcgtttgcttCCCAAGTGTGATCACGTGTTTCACCCTCACTGCATCGACGCTTGGCTCGAGGCTCATGTGACTTGTCCTGTTTGTAGAGCGAATCTTGCTGAACAGGTTGCTGATGAAGGTGGATCGGTTGAACCGGGAGGAACTGAACCGGATCTTGAGTTGCAGCAAGTGGCCGCGAATCCTGAACCGGTGGTTATTACTGCTCCGGTACCGGAACAATTAGTGACGAGTGAAATCGATTCGAGGAGATTACCTGGCGTACCGGTGGATCTCAAACGGGTTAAATTCTCGAGATCGCATACAACGGGGCATTCGGTCGTTCCACCGGGAGAATGTACCGAGCGGTTTACTCTCCGGTTACCGGAAGATGTTAGGAAGAGGATAATGAATGATTGGAAATTAAACC comes from Camelina sativa cultivar DH55 chromosome 19, Cs, whole genome shotgun sequence and encodes:
- the LOC104764170 gene encoding E3 ubiquitin-protein ligase ATL6, encoding MRSSDHMAFSGVMPIVFLFLLSSADLAASQAQPGPANQPYNYGRLSPAMAVIVVILIAALFFMGFFSIYFRHCSGVPDAGVSPAGGVRSRGTVNAAARGLDASVVETFPTFLYSDVKTQKLGKGELECAICLNEFEDDETLRLLPKCDHVFHPHCIDAWLEAHVTCPVCRANLAEQVADEGGSVEPGGTEPDLELQQVAANPEPVVITAPVPEQLVTSEIDSRRLPGVPVDLKRVKFSRSHTTGHSVVPPGECTERFTLRLPEDVRKRIMNDWKLNRSNSLVNLPRGGSSRRGKTIDRTRARSDRWLFRKTPSFLWRNRDDGSIRLGSTGSVRANAVPNPTGGDSVRGGDRWAFLRNPSFLWRNSSVHVQRGGVNKDGEGPSVKSAGPSGSASGSVRLPV